Proteins from a genomic interval of Lysobacter arenosi:
- a CDS encoding restriction endonuclease, translating into MKGLKPVSRRHDDSLSRVGWEQFEALVAGYYRSQGFQVEHVGTGETGRDSDGGVDLKLRRGESYILVQCKRWTAMKVPHNAVHELLGIMVNQGATGAILITSGEFTKAAIEAASRQRDFKLIDGHELRVMLGPVPDSALDSLARWRAPAPKMAGKAASGLGRAMVAKLVIAGLFLVFVVLVAQYLQSVILSLPAAVEPRPGTLTQVAERSTPVISPTVQVDADTCQELIDKPSGTYIDHCASGKAPQPLSEAQLREQQRRADAAMKVIADSTPEL; encoded by the coding sequence ATGAAAGGGCTCAAGCCAGTGAGTCGCCGCCATGACGATTCACTTTCGCGTGTCGGTTGGGAACAGTTCGAGGCGCTCGTTGCGGGCTACTATCGAAGCCAGGGGTTCCAGGTTGAGCACGTGGGGACGGGAGAGACCGGTCGCGACTCCGACGGTGGCGTCGACCTGAAGCTCAGACGCGGCGAAAGCTACATCCTGGTCCAATGCAAGCGCTGGACGGCGATGAAGGTCCCGCACAACGCCGTGCATGAGTTGCTGGGGATCATGGTCAACCAGGGTGCGACCGGTGCCATCCTGATCACCAGCGGCGAGTTCACGAAGGCAGCGATCGAGGCGGCGTCACGGCAACGAGATTTCAAGTTGATTGATGGGCATGAGCTTCGGGTCATGCTTGGACCCGTGCCGGATTCGGCGCTCGACTCGTTGGCGCGGTGGCGTGCTCCTGCGCCGAAAATGGCAGGAAAGGCCGCTTCGGGTCTGGGGCGGGCCATGGTGGCGAAGCTGGTCATTGCTGGCCTGTTTCTGGTCTTCGTAGTGCTGGTGGCCCAGTACCTGCAGAGTGTCATCCTGTCGCTCCCGGCAGCCGTTGAACCCCGTCCAGGCACTTTGACACAAGTGGCAGAGCGGTCCACTCCGGTCATTTCCCCAACTGTGCAGGTGGATGCGGATACGTGCCAGGAACTGATCGACAAGCCGTCCGGTACCTACATCGATCATTGCGCCAGCGGAAAAGCACCGCAGCCGCTCTCAGAGGCACAGCTCAGGGAGCAGCAGCGCAGGGCGGATGCGGCCATGAAGGTGATTGCGGATAGCACGCCGGAGCTGTGA